The window TGGAAAAATCCACCCAAACCTGCGCACGGGTATCCATTGCACTTAACTGGTTAAAAACCTGCGTGGTGGCTGGTAACTCGTAGGCAGCCGGATCAGTTGTCTCTAGATGTGGACTGTAAACGGCCGCTAATTCTAATTCAGGATCTCGCTTAATCATCGCGGTTGCTTTCTGTCCCATGGAGCCCTGAAAGCCCGCTACTAAAACTGTGGTTGGCATAAACTACTCCTTTTCTCCGAGTGCTTCTAAAACGTAGGCTTGTTCAACGGCGGTCAAATCGGTAATGGGTAGCCGGCAACCCCCGACGTCAAGACCGTTCCGCGTCAACATGAACTTCACGGCCGATGGGGATGGGTATAAGAATAAGCCCTGCATCTTCGGCGTCAGGTCCCGTTGTAATTGACCGGCTTGCGCTAAATCGGTGTTCATTAAATCATACATTTGCCGCATTTCTGGCAAGTAAAGGTGGGAAGCCACCGAAACCACTCCGTTTCCGCCGACGCTGCGCGCAAATAAGCTCTGTGGGTCTTCTCCGGTGTATACCAGGAAGTCGTCAGGTGTTTGTTGCACAATCGCTTCAAATTCTTCCATCGAACCACACTGCTTAATCCCAATGATGTTGGATTCATGGCTTAGTTCAACAATTGTATCAACGTCCATCTTAACTCCGGTCCGACCCGGAATGTTGTAGATAATAATCGGAAAATTTGTGGCTTGAGCAACGGCCCGGAAGTGCGCTTTCATCCCCACTTGATTGGGTTTGTTGTAATACGGCACCACCACTAACGCTGCATCAATGCCCGGAATCTGACTAACTTCTGTCGTGAAGTCGATGGTTGCTTGGGTATTGTTGCTTCCGGTTCCCGCAATCACGGGCACCCGACCGTCGATAAACTGGGCAAAGTTCGTGTATAAACTAATCTTTTCATCGTGGGTTAACGTCGGTGTTTCTCCCGTCGTCCCCCCGATTAAAAATCCATCGCCACCTTCTTGTAACAATCGGTCCGTCAACGTTTCTAGGGCCGGATAATTAATTTCTTGGTCTGCAGTAAAGGGCGTAATCAGCGCCGTAATGATATCAGTCTTAGTAAAATCAGCCATCATTTACTCCTTTTCTGTCATTCGTTGTTGTAACCAGCCGGTAATCGCACTAATCCCGGGTTCAATCGCTGCTTCGTTCGGCACCAGTTCACTGGAGTGCAGTTGATGCTCGGGATCGCCGATGCCCAGCCAAAACATGGTGCCTGGGAACTTGGACAGTAGGTACCCAAAGTCCTCCCCGGTCATCGCCGGTTCGGTTTCAATGTACTGGACGTGCGGGTTCTTTTCCATATATTGAATAAACTCCTGCGTCAGGTGCGGATTGTTTTCCACCGGGAGGTAGCCCCCTTGGTTTAAGTGGAGATCCACCTGGCAGTCGTAACTCATTGCAATTCCGTTTGCTACGGCCCGGAGCCGGTCATCAATGTGTTCAATCATTTTCTGGGTCAGGCCCCGAATCGTCCCGTGGAGGTCGGCTTCTCCGGCAATCACGTTCCGAATCGTCCCAGCGTTAAACTGCCCGAAGGTAATCACCCCGCCTTCAATCGGATCGACGCTCCGCGACACAATCGTTTGCACCTGCCCGATGAACTGACTGGCAGCGACAACCATGTCGTTCGCGAATTGTGGATAGGCCGCGTGTCCCTGCGTCCCCGTAAAGTGAACGTCCACTTCCGTGGTCCCAGCAAAGAGGGTCCCCATCCGACAACCAATGGCGCCAGCGGGAAGTTGGGGATTATCGTGCAAGCCGTAAAATTCATCAGGTCGCCATTGCCCGGTAAAGAGGCCATCTTCATACGCCAACTTCCCCCCGTTCTCACTTTCTTCGGCTGGTTGAAAGAAGAACAGCAGGTTATCGGTTGGTTGTGCTTTTACAAACTGGGCCAGCACCCCCACGGCCACGGTCATGTGAATGTCATGCCCACAGGCGTGCATCCGGCCTTCGTGCTGCGACCGAAACGGCAATCCGGTATCTTCAGTCACCGGTAGGGCATCAATATCCGTCCGGTACCCAATCGTCCGGGTCGGGTTACTTCCATGTAATAACACCATGATGGCGGTCGGTAACTGTTCCGGAACCTGCACCTCCGCGAAGTCACAGTCAGCTGTCAAAGCATCAATCTGCTTCATTAACAGATCATGCGTTTGAAATTCGTGTAAGGCGAGTTCTGGAATCTGATGGAGTTCTTGATAAAGTTCGTGTAAATCCAATGTCATGGTTTAGCCCCGCAGGTCGTCTTCGAGTTTGGTCTTGTCCAAGGTCTTTTGGTTCACGTCTTTGACCTTCTTCGCTGGCATTCCAGCCACCACCGTGTAAGGAGCGACGTCTTCGGTTACCACGGCGCCAGCAGCTACTACGGCACCTTTACCGACGTGCACGCCTTCGATTACCACGGCGTTGGCGCCGACTAACACGTCATCGTCAATTTGCACTGGTTTAGCGCTAGCTGGTTCAATCACTCCAGCTAAAACAGCTCCAGCACCAATGTGAGAGTGCTTGCCGACGATGGCCCGGCCACCTAGGACCGCGCCCATGTCGATCATGGAATCGGCCCCAATTTCGGCCCCGATGTTAATCAAAGCGCCCATCATAATCACGGCGTCTTTGCCAATCTTAACCTGATCCCGAATGATAGCACCGGGTTCAATCCGGGCTTCAATGTCTTTCGTATCCAACAACGGAACGGCTGAATTCCGGCCGTCGTTTTCAATTTCGTAGTCAGTAATGTGGGAGTCGTTAGCGGCTAGGAACGGTTTGACGTCCTTCCAGTCTCCAAAGATCACGCCGGTTTGATCATTTACAAACGCGCGCAGCAAAGCCGGAAAATCAATGGCAGCAAGGTCCCCTTTGAGATAAACCTTCACGTTCGTTTTCTTTTCCGCGTTCCCGATAAATTGAATGATTTCTTGTGCGTTCATTTCAGCCATGTTTTTACTCCTTCATTAAATGTTTAGGTTAGTTTTCATCAAGGGCAACGTCTAGGTGCGTCAAGTCCGCTAACGTTTCGCGTTTCACCACAACCCGAGCTTTTCCGTTTTCAACGAAGACCACGGCAGGACGTGGATTCCGGTTGTAGTTGGAAGCCATCGAGTACCCATAAGCCCCGGTTGCTAGTACGGCAATCACGTCACCTGCTTTGACCTCAGGAAGGTGCGCATCCTTCACCAGGATGTCTCCCGATTCACAGTACTTACCAGCTACCGTGACCGTTTCGGTCTTTTCGGGATGGACATTGTCGGCGGCCACTGCTTCGTAAGCTGCACCATAAAGGGCGGGGCGAATGTTATCGCCCATTCCGCCGTCGACCGCTACGTACTTGCGAATTTCTGAAATCGTCTTTTGCGATCCGACCCGGTAAAGACTCACGCCGGCGGGACCGGCAATTGAACGACCCGGTTCGATCCAGACCGCTGGTAACGGTAAGTCGTTGGCTTCCGTTTCTTCCTTCAAGGTCGTTAAAATCTGTTCCACAAATTCTTCTGGACGAATCGGGTGATCGTCATCCGTATACTGGATTCCAAAGCCCCCTCCAACGTTCACCACCTGTGGCGTGTAGTTAAACTCATCGCGCCACCGCTTCATTAACTGCACCAGTTTCTGGGTTTCAATCTTAAAGCCGTCGGTCGCAAAAATTTGCGAACCAATGTGGGAATGAACTCCCTGCAGATGCATCCGCGGTTGGTCTAACACCAATTGCAGCGCTTGGTCCTCTTGACCGGTCAAGAGGTCAAACCCAAACTTACTGTCCTGTTGACCAGTTTGGATGAATTCGTGGGTGTGGGCCGAAACGGCTGGAGAAACCCGTAGCATTACGTTAATTTCCGCGTCTTCTTCCTCTAGGACCCGGGCTAACAATCCAATTTCATAGAAGTTATCGAGCATAATCGTGCCGACGTGATGCCGGACGGCCATTTGTAACTCTTCGTAAGATTTGTTGTTCCCGTGGAAACTAACTTTTTCCATCGGGAAATCCGCTTTGATGGCCGTCGCTAATTCACCGGCCGAAACCACGTCAATGTGCGCGTGTTCCTGGTTAACCACCTGGTACATGGCGACACAGGCAAAGGCCTTGCTGGCGTAACTAACTGCGTAGTCCACATGTTGTTCTTCAAACACCCGGGCAAAGGCCCGAATCTGCTGGCGAATCTTAGCCACATCATAGACTTGCAGCGGGGTGCCAAATTCATCTGCAAGCTTCGTGGCCGGGATGCCACCAATTAATAATTGATTATCCTGAACTTCATCACTACTTAACATTCTTTTTCCTCCTCAATCGCTATAACCAAACAAAAAGGGCCTTTCGGTACGGAAGCTCCGTCCAAAAGACCCTATTGTCGCAGGTTAGAATCGATTTT of the Fructilactobacillus cliffordii genome contains:
- the dapA gene encoding 4-hydroxy-tetrahydrodipicolinate synthase, coding for MADFTKTDIITALITPFTADQEINYPALETLTDRLLQEGGDGFLIGGTTGETPTLTHDEKISLYTNFAQFIDGRVPVIAGTGSNNTQATIDFTTEVSQIPGIDAALVVVPYYNKPNQVGMKAHFRAVAQATNFPIIIYNIPGRTGVKMDVDTIVELSHESNIIGIKQCGSMEEFEAIVQQTPDDFLVYTGEDPQSLFARSVGGNGVVSVASHLYLPEMRQMYDLMNTDLAQAGQLQRDLTPKMQGLFLYPSPSAVKFMLTRNGLDVGGCRLPITDLTAVEQAYVLEALGEKE
- a CDS encoding N-acetyldiaminopimelate deacetylase — protein: MTLDLHELYQELHQIPELALHEFQTHDLLMKQIDALTADCDFAEVQVPEQLPTAIMVLLHGSNPTRTIGYRTDIDALPVTEDTGLPFRSQHEGRMHACGHDIHMTVAVGVLAQFVKAQPTDNLLFFFQPAEESENGGKLAYEDGLFTGQWRPDEFYGLHDNPQLPAGAIGCRMGTLFAGTTEVDVHFTGTQGHAAYPQFANDMVVAASQFIGQVQTIVSRSVDPIEGGVITFGQFNAGTIRNVIAGEADLHGTIRGLTQKMIEHIDDRLRAVANGIAMSYDCQVDLHLNQGGYLPVENNPHLTQEFIQYMEKNPHVQYIETEPAMTGEDFGYLLSKFPGTMFWLGIGDPEHQLHSSELVPNEAAIEPGISAITGWLQQRMTEKE
- the dapD gene encoding 2,3,4,5-tetrahydropyridine-2,6-dicarboxylate N-acetyltransferase — protein: MAEMNAQEIIQFIGNAEKKTNVKVYLKGDLAAIDFPALLRAFVNDQTGVIFGDWKDVKPFLAANDSHITDYEIENDGRNSAVPLLDTKDIEARIEPGAIIRDQVKIGKDAVIMMGALINIGAEIGADSMIDMGAVLGGRAIVGKHSHIGAGAVLAGVIEPASAKPVQIDDDVLVGANAVVIEGVHVGKGAVVAAGAVVTEDVAPYTVVAGMPAKKVKDVNQKTLDKTKLEDDLRG
- the lysA gene encoding diaminopimelate decarboxylase; translated protein: MLSSDEVQDNQLLIGGIPATKLADEFGTPLQVYDVAKIRQQIRAFARVFEEQHVDYAVSYASKAFACVAMYQVVNQEHAHIDVVSAGELATAIKADFPMEKVSFHGNNKSYEELQMAVRHHVGTIMLDNFYEIGLLARVLEEEDAEINVMLRVSPAVSAHTHEFIQTGQQDSKFGFDLLTGQEDQALQLVLDQPRMHLQGVHSHIGSQIFATDGFKIETQKLVQLMKRWRDEFNYTPQVVNVGGGFGIQYTDDDHPIRPEEFVEQILTTLKEETEANDLPLPAVWIEPGRSIAGPAGVSLYRVGSQKTISEIRKYVAVDGGMGDNIRPALYGAAYEAVAADNVHPEKTETVTVAGKYCESGDILVKDAHLPEVKAGDVIAVLATGAYGYSMASNYNRNPRPAVVFVENGKARVVVKRETLADLTHLDVALDEN